In Alteribacter lacisalsi, a genomic segment contains:
- a CDS encoding ABC transporter ATP-binding protein: MMTEEEKRHKETEDRTLKRFHYSTDQAIEKPFNWKQMLRLLHYMKPYSKNLLPLAIFAMLLSTAVRLLAPLFIGSYALDNIIDHGDINFLWLMVAILCGMYILSWIGNYMRIRFMNKLGQLVIFDLRKALFDHIQRLSHRFFDQRSAGSILVRITNDVNSLQELFTNGVINLLMDLVMLAGIIFILFMISPELTLAIMIILPIMFLISTQLRRNIRRAWQDVRVKQSMINSHLNESIQGIRVTQSYTQEKENIGFFHSMNGQNYESWRNASQKNALFRPFVEISGAIGTAVLLWYGVTLIQNEALSIGQFVSFAIYIGMFWEPISRLGQVYNQLLMGMASSERIFEFLDEQPSVPEKANAKKLKVEGGNIEFNNVEFAYNSDRKALKNISLTINSGDTVALVGHTGSGKTTIVNLISRFYDPTAGKVTIDGHDLRDVTLNSLRKKVSIVLQDTFIFSGTIMDNIRFGRPDASDEEVMEAAKTVGADPFIQQLKNGYETEVEERGNVLSVGERQLISFARALLADPQILILDEATASIDTETEQLIQRALKRLLHGRTAIMIAHRLSTIREADNIIVLEQGNILEQGNHDELMDKKGEYYHLVKAQFKVLNTG, translated from the coding sequence ATGATGACAGAAGAAGAAAAACGGCATAAGGAAACAGAGGACCGTACACTCAAACGGTTCCACTACTCAACGGACCAGGCAATCGAAAAACCATTTAACTGGAAGCAGATGCTGAGACTGCTTCACTACATGAAGCCGTATTCAAAAAATCTCCTCCCGCTGGCGATCTTTGCCATGCTTCTGTCCACGGCGGTCCGCCTGCTGGCCCCGTTGTTTATCGGAAGCTATGCCCTTGACAACATCATTGACCACGGGGATATTAATTTTCTGTGGCTGATGGTAGCCATCCTCTGCGGCATGTACATCCTGTCCTGGATCGGCAACTATATGCGTATCAGGTTTATGAACAAACTAGGCCAGCTTGTCATTTTTGACCTGCGAAAGGCCCTGTTTGACCATATCCAGCGACTGTCGCACCGGTTCTTTGACCAGCGCTCGGCTGGTTCGATACTTGTAAGGATTACAAACGATGTAAACTCACTGCAGGAGCTCTTTACCAACGGGGTTATAAACCTGCTTATGGATCTCGTTATGCTGGCAGGGATTATTTTTATTCTCTTTATGATCAGTCCGGAACTGACCCTGGCTATCATGATCATTCTCCCGATCATGTTCCTGATTTCCACGCAGCTGAGAAGAAACATCCGCCGGGCATGGCAGGATGTGCGTGTAAAGCAGTCGATGATCAACTCTCACCTGAATGAGAGCATTCAGGGAATTCGTGTGACCCAGTCATATACCCAGGAAAAAGAAAATATCGGCTTCTTCCACAGCATGAATGGACAAAATTACGAATCATGGAGAAACGCTTCCCAGAAAAATGCCCTGTTCCGTCCGTTCGTTGAAATCAGTGGCGCGATCGGAACAGCTGTTCTTCTCTGGTATGGGGTTACCCTCATACAAAACGAAGCTTTATCGATTGGCCAGTTTGTTTCCTTTGCCATCTATATCGGAATGTTCTGGGAGCCGATCTCGAGGCTTGGTCAGGTGTATAACCAGCTTCTCATGGGGATGGCCTCCTCGGAGAGAATCTTTGAATTTCTCGACGAGCAGCCGAGCGTACCGGAAAAGGCGAATGCCAAAAAGCTTAAAGTGGAAGGCGGAAACATCGAGTTTAACAACGTGGAGTTCGCCTATAACAGCGACCGTAAAGCGCTGAAAAATATCAGTCTCACAATCAACAGCGGGGACACGGTGGCCCTTGTGGGACATACGGGAAGCGGAAAAACCACGATCGTTAACCTGATCAGCCGCTTTTACGATCCAACAGCCGGTAAAGTGACGATCGATGGCCATGATCTCAGGGATGTGACCCTGAACAGCCTGCGTAAAAAGGTGAGTATCGTGCTTCAGGATACGTTCATTTTCTCAGGAACAATCATGGATAATATCCGTTTCGGTCGGCCGGATGCTTCAGATGAAGAAGTAATGGAAGCAGCGAAAACCGTCGGGGCGGATCCGTTTATCCAGCAGCTGAAAAACGGCTATGAAACGGAAGTGGAAGAACGGGGTAACGTTCTCTCTGTCGGCGAGCGTCAGCTGATCAGCTTTGCCCGTGCCCTTCTGGCCGATCCTCAAATTCTGATTCTTGATGAAGCAACTGCTTCCATCGATACAGAGACAGAACAGCTGATCCAGCGAGCCCTGAAGCGGCTTCTCCACGGCAGAACAGCCATCATGATTGCCCACCGGCTGTCTACCATTCGCGAAGCAGACAACATCATCGTTCTTGAGCAGGGAAATATTCTTGAACAGGGGAACCACGATGAACTGATGGACAAAAAAGGCGAGTACTACCATCTTGTCAAAGCACAGTTCAAAGTATTGAATACAGGATAA
- a CDS encoding YicC/YloC family endoribonuclease has product MIVSMTGYGRSVKETAGYQLTVEMKTVNHRFCEMNIRMPRQFMSLEDKVKKAIGHRMNRGKADVFISVGGESLVKRGIRVDWDLFRAYAEAFSEMKQLQGDEGAALPYSELMSNEDVVTVEETDDVNEEIQMLLLETVEEAADQLWAMRKSEGEELAADLKKRSAQMNEWTKELAEYAPLVKKQYQKRLEKKVKDFLEGTLEMEESRILTEVAVFSDKADIQEELTRIDSHLKQLDSILDKGGVAGRKLDFLVQELNREFNTIGSKANDLQISQRVVDLKAELEKVKEQVQNIE; this is encoded by the coding sequence ATGATAGTCAGTATGACCGGATACGGCCGGTCCGTAAAGGAAACCGCCGGTTATCAGCTTACAGTCGAAATGAAAACAGTCAATCACCGGTTCTGTGAAATGAATATCCGCATGCCCCGTCAGTTTATGAGTCTTGAGGATAAAGTGAAAAAAGCGATCGGGCACCGCATGAACCGGGGAAAAGCCGATGTTTTTATTTCTGTCGGAGGCGAAAGCCTTGTCAAGCGGGGTATTCGCGTGGACTGGGATCTTTTCAGGGCTTACGCTGAAGCATTCAGTGAAATGAAACAGCTTCAGGGAGACGAAGGAGCCGCCCTCCCATATAGTGAGCTTATGTCGAACGAGGACGTTGTGACTGTTGAGGAAACCGATGATGTGAACGAGGAAATTCAAATGCTCCTGCTTGAAACCGTTGAGGAGGCTGCGGATCAGCTCTGGGCAATGCGTAAATCTGAAGGAGAAGAACTGGCAGCCGACCTGAAAAAACGTTCCGCCCAAATGAATGAATGGACAAAAGAACTTGCAGAATATGCACCGCTTGTAAAAAAACAGTATCAGAAAAGACTGGAAAAGAAAGTAAAGGACTTTCTTGAGGGGACACTTGAAATGGAAGAGTCCCGTATTCTTACGGAGGTTGCGGTTTTCAGCGATAAAGCGGACATTCAGGAGGAGCTTACACGTATTGACAGTCATCTGAAGCAGCTGGATTCGATCCTGGACAAAGGCGGAGTTGCCGGACGTAAACTGGATTTCCTCGTTCAGGAACTCAACCGTGAATTTAACACGATTGGTTCCAAAGCTAACGACCTTCAAATTAGCCAGAGAGTGGTCGATTTGAAAGCTGAGCTTGAAAAGGTAAAAGAACAGGTGCAGAACATAGAATAG
- a CDS encoding Rqc2 family fibronectin-binding protein: MAFDGIVTKAVTDSLKETLVSGRITKIHQPYKSDLVFTIRADGKNHALLISVNASFARFHLTGEKYENPKEPPMFCMLLRKHLEGGMLEKIEQDGLERIVTFYVKGRNELGDVSTKKLVVELMGRHSNIMLVDGEGEMILDSIKHIPPSLSAYRTVLPGQPYKEPPHLDKMNPLEADENTLMRKIQFQQGKIDKQLIGKFSGLSPLIVKEMLHRAGLVNQTTLPKAFLNTLEPVKIGGYFPQIKDGKFSVIDLSHLKGEAQHFDSVHTMLDRFYTGKAERDRVKQQAHDLEKMLRNEYSKNKKKIKKLELTLKDSEKAGRYQRYGELLTAHMHTIRDGDTSAEVIDYYDPEQSTVTITLDPQKSPSQNAQNYFKKYTKLKNSVAVVKDQIEKARLEMRYLDQVIQQVETAAPKDLEDIRDELADEGYIKKRRVGKKKKKPGTPQPEKYRSSEGVDILVGKNNKQNEHVTNRMARQDDTWLHTKDIPGSHVVIRSQDFTETTLHEAANLAAYFSKARNSGQVPVDYTLIRHVKKPSGAKPGYVIYDNQTTLFVTPDEDQVRELRVK; encoded by the coding sequence TTGGCTTTTGACGGAATCGTAACAAAAGCAGTAACAGACAGTCTTAAGGAGACACTGGTGAGCGGCAGAATCACAAAGATTCACCAGCCCTATAAATCAGATCTCGTTTTTACCATCCGGGCTGACGGGAAAAACCATGCTCTTCTGATCAGTGTAAATGCGAGCTTTGCCCGCTTTCACCTGACAGGGGAAAAATACGAAAACCCCAAGGAACCTCCGATGTTCTGTATGCTTCTGAGAAAGCATCTTGAAGGCGGGATGCTGGAGAAAATCGAGCAGGACGGACTGGAGCGGATCGTGACATTTTACGTTAAGGGACGTAACGAGCTGGGGGACGTATCAACAAAAAAACTTGTTGTGGAATTAATGGGAAGGCACAGTAATATCATGCTGGTTGACGGAGAAGGAGAGATGATTCTTGACAGCATTAAGCACATCCCTCCTTCTCTCTCCGCCTACCGGACTGTTCTCCCGGGCCAGCCTTACAAAGAACCGCCTCACCTGGACAAAATGAATCCGCTGGAGGCAGATGAAAATACCCTCATGCGCAAGATCCAGTTTCAGCAGGGCAAGATCGATAAACAGCTGATTGGCAAGTTCAGCGGACTTTCCCCGCTCATCGTAAAAGAAATGCTTCACCGGGCGGGACTTGTAAACCAGACGACCCTTCCCAAGGCATTTCTAAATACGCTTGAGCCTGTCAAAATCGGGGGCTACTTTCCTCAGATTAAAGACGGAAAGTTCTCCGTTATCGATTTGAGCCATCTGAAAGGTGAGGCGCAGCACTTTGACAGCGTTCATACGATGCTCGACCGCTTTTATACAGGCAAAGCCGAACGGGATCGTGTGAAGCAGCAGGCGCACGATCTGGAGAAAATGCTCAGAAACGAATACAGTAAGAATAAGAAGAAAATAAAAAAACTCGAGCTGACTCTGAAAGACTCGGAAAAAGCAGGGCGCTATCAGCGCTACGGTGAACTGCTTACCGCCCACATGCATACGATCCGCGACGGGGATACAAGTGCAGAAGTGATTGACTACTATGATCCGGAGCAGAGCACAGTTACGATCACACTTGATCCGCAGAAATCACCTTCACAAAACGCACAGAATTACTTTAAAAAGTATACAAAACTCAAAAACAGCGTGGCAGTGGTAAAGGATCAGATTGAGAAAGCAAGATTGGAAATGCGTTACCTCGACCAGGTGATTCAGCAGGTGGAAACAGCTGCGCCGAAAGATCTTGAAGATATCAGGGACGAGCTAGCGGATGAAGGCTACATTAAAAAGCGCAGAGTGGGCAAAAAGAAGAAAAAGCCCGGCACACCACAGCCTGAAAAATACCGGTCCAGTGAAGGTGTGGATATTCTGGTCGGGAAAAACAACAAGCAGAATGAACACGTCACCAACCGGATGGCCAGACAGGACGATACGTGGCTCCATACGAAGGACATCCCCGGTTCTCACGTGGTGATCCGGAGCCAGGACTTTACGGAAACGACACTTCATGAAGCTGCCAATCTCGCCGCTTACTTCAGTAAGGCGAGAAACTCTGGACAGGTGCCGGTGGATTACACGCTGATCCGGCATGTAAAAAAGCCGAGCGGCGCAAAACCGGGGTATGTGATTTACGATAATCAGACAACTCTTTTTGTGACCCCCGATGAAGATCAGGTCAGGGAATTGAGAGTAAAGTAA
- a CDS encoding calcium-translocating P-type ATPase, SERCA-type, translated as MKWYEMEVEEVEQVIDTDASLGLNDEEAGMRLKKHGLNKLDDGRRTPLIFLFISQFKDFMVLVLLAATLVSGLLGEYIDALTIMIIVLLNGFLGFFQERKAEKSLASLKALSAPQMTVLRNGEWRKIPSTDAVIGDIVKLTAGDRVGADVRVITSESMYVEESALTGESLPVRKSKDPIRSSEALPLGDQENMAFMGTLVTQGSGTAVVVGSGMKTEMGKIAHLLKTTESMETPLQKRLEQLGKILIAAALLLTALVVLFGIIQGHDVYTMFLAGVSLAVAAIPEGLPAIVTVALALGVQRMIKRNAIVRKLPAVETLGCATVVCSDKTGTLTQNEMTVTSLYADHKTWSVTGSGFNPSGEFYSGSKEIKPSGEKPLWQLLTFGVLCNNSAIRQKDNGAYAVDGDPTEGALLAAGMKAGVSRNSLNDIYSVEKEFPFDSSRKMMSVIVKNKETGSRFIVTKGAPDVVLERSDFLLSNGRKGKMGRTEKEKQFRAVEEMASNALRTIAVASRELAPGEHIEAESDAERELTFIGIQGMIDPPREEVYGAIDECKRAGIKTVMITGDHGLTAKAIAVKLGMLPIGGKVLTGSQLAKMETPELSAIVDDVYVFARVTPEDKLKIVKALQSRGHIVAMTGDGVNDAPAIKAANIGIAMGTTGTDVAKEASSLILSDDNFKTIKAAIKEGRNIYDNIRKFIRYMLASNVGEILVMLFAMMLGMPLPLVAIQILWINLVTDGLPAMALGMDQPEDDVMKRKPRPPNESIFARKLGWKVVSRGFMIGTVTLFAFWQTYESSGQNLMLAQTVAFATLVMAQLIHVFDCRSEHSVFHRNPFENRYLVGAVISSILLMLVVLYYPPLQPIFHTVSLGFEHWLLILGCASVPTIALAGFQLFGRKETLGSRRSTMIK; from the coding sequence ATGAAGTGGTATGAGATGGAGGTTGAAGAGGTTGAACAGGTCATCGACACAGATGCATCTCTTGGTCTGAATGATGAAGAAGCGGGAATGCGCCTGAAAAAGCACGGACTTAATAAGCTGGATGACGGCAGACGCACACCGCTGATCTTTCTGTTTATCTCCCAGTTCAAAGATTTTATGGTCCTCGTCCTTCTGGCGGCAACGCTCGTTTCGGGTCTGCTGGGAGAGTATATTGATGCGTTGACGATCATGATCATTGTTTTATTAAACGGCTTTCTGGGTTTCTTTCAGGAACGAAAAGCAGAGAAGTCGCTGGCTTCCTTAAAAGCTTTGTCTGCCCCCCAGATGACCGTACTCCGCAACGGGGAGTGGAGGAAAATCCCATCAACTGATGCGGTGATCGGGGATATCGTTAAACTCACTGCAGGTGACCGTGTCGGTGCCGACGTGCGTGTCATCACAAGTGAGAGCATGTATGTGGAGGAATCCGCCCTCACCGGGGAATCCCTTCCGGTCAGAAAATCAAAAGACCCGATTCGTTCCTCGGAAGCCCTGCCTCTCGGCGACCAGGAAAATATGGCATTCATGGGTACCCTCGTCACGCAGGGAAGCGGGACGGCGGTAGTTGTCGGATCAGGAATGAAAACAGAAATGGGCAAGATCGCACACCTTCTTAAAACGACAGAATCGATGGAAACCCCTCTGCAGAAAAGACTTGAGCAGCTGGGCAAGATTCTGATCGCTGCCGCCCTGCTTCTAACAGCCCTCGTCGTTCTCTTTGGGATCATTCAGGGCCATGACGTATATACGATGTTTCTTGCAGGTGTATCCCTTGCAGTAGCTGCAATTCCGGAAGGACTGCCGGCAATCGTCACGGTCGCACTGGCTCTCGGAGTGCAGCGCATGATTAAACGCAACGCCATTGTAAGAAAACTGCCGGCTGTTGAAACACTTGGCTGTGCCACAGTGGTATGCTCCGATAAAACCGGTACCCTGACGCAGAACGAAATGACAGTCACTTCTTTATATGCTGACCATAAAACCTGGTCGGTTACCGGGAGCGGTTTTAATCCATCAGGTGAATTTTACTCCGGCAGTAAAGAGATCAAACCTTCAGGTGAAAAGCCGCTTTGGCAGTTACTTACGTTCGGGGTGCTGTGCAACAATTCCGCTATCAGGCAAAAAGATAACGGTGCATACGCGGTAGACGGGGATCCGACCGAAGGGGCACTGTTGGCAGCGGGAATGAAGGCTGGCGTCTCCCGAAATTCCCTGAATGACATTTACTCAGTAGAAAAGGAATTCCCGTTTGATTCCTCCAGAAAAATGATGAGCGTCATAGTGAAGAACAAGGAGACAGGGAGCCGCTTTATTGTGACGAAAGGAGCACCGGATGTGGTGCTTGAGCGCTCTGACTTTCTGCTCAGTAATGGCCGCAAGGGGAAAATGGGGCGCACGGAAAAAGAAAAACAGTTCCGTGCAGTGGAGGAAATGGCTTCGAATGCGCTCCGTACGATTGCCGTTGCCTCAAGAGAGCTGGCACCTGGAGAGCATATAGAAGCGGAAAGTGATGCAGAAAGGGAACTTACGTTTATCGGCATTCAGGGTATGATTGATCCGCCCCGTGAGGAAGTCTACGGTGCAATTGATGAATGTAAACGTGCAGGCATAAAGACGGTCATGATAACAGGTGACCATGGTCTGACAGCGAAAGCGATCGCTGTAAAGCTTGGCATGCTGCCGATTGGAGGCAAGGTTCTCACCGGCTCGCAGCTGGCAAAAATGGAAACACCAGAACTGAGCGCAATCGTTGATGATGTGTACGTGTTCGCCAGAGTCACACCGGAAGACAAACTGAAGATTGTAAAGGCTCTTCAGTCAAGAGGGCACATCGTTGCCATGACAGGCGATGGCGTCAATGATGCTCCCGCCATCAAAGCAGCCAATATCGGGATTGCGATGGGCACGACCGGTACAGATGTGGCAAAAGAAGCCTCGTCACTTATTCTTAGCGATGATAATTTCAAAACGATCAAAGCAGCGATCAAAGAAGGGCGGAATATTTACGATAACATCCGCAAATTTATCCGCTATATGCTTGCATCGAACGTCGGTGAAATTCTGGTCATGCTCTTTGCCATGATGCTCGGAATGCCGCTGCCTCTTGTGGCTATTCAGATCCTGTGGATTAACCTCGTCACAGACGGCCTGCCGGCTATGGCACTAGGGATGGATCAGCCTGAAGACGATGTGATGAAGCGGAAACCGCGTCCGCCGAATGAAAGCATCTTTGCAAGGAAACTCGGCTGGAAAGTGGTCAGCCGCGGATTTATGATCGGGACTGTCACGCTGTTTGCATTCTGGCAGACGTACGAATCAAGCGGGCAGAACCTGATGCTGGCCCAGACTGTTGCCTTTGCAACACTGGTTATGGCCCAATTGATTCATGTTTTTGACTGCCGCAGTGAACATTCAGTGTTTCACCGGAATCCATTTGAAAACAGATATCTGGTAGGAGCCGTTATTTCTTCTATTCTTCTCATGCTGGTGGTCCTTTATTATCCACCGCTGCAGCCGATCTTCCATACTGTCAGTCTTGGCTTTGAACACTGGCTGCTCATCCTCGGCTGTGCGTCCGTACCGACAATTGCACTTGCAGGTTTCCAGCTCTTCGGACGAAAGGAAACTCTTGGCAGCAGACGCTCAACTATGATTAAATAA
- a CDS encoding ABC transporter ATP-binding protein — MNTFKRLKHFYWPYKGYFFWSILFLLLVTGITVVYPVILQFTIDNVIVAGNYGLVPYVAVGFFLLMALKGLFTYFHQYLGDLFGIKAVYKVRDALYYKLQFLPFRYYDNARTGDLMSRLTADVEGFRFFLSFGFAQLINLTMLVGLSMGIMVFYSPSLALITLIAMPFLAVTVYQFDKKVHPAFTDIRKSFAGMTTKVQENISGMNTVKSLSKEDFEMGRFDTKNTDYKDKYVYTANIWAKYFPLMELIGQISVVVLLGYGGYLVITEAITPGVLVAFFSLIWYIIGPLMNLGFIVNTFSQSKASGERLLQVFDESEDIFDKPGAISVERLDGHIQFDRVSHRYSEEEELALDDISFDAPPGKTIGLIGATGSGKTSITQLISRFYEPDRGTIFVDGRSIDSYTLKSLRKNIGVVLQESFLFSSSIKDNISYGAPDASMDQIQDAAKRAQAHDFIMELPNGYDTVLGERGMGLSGGQKQRIAIARAICIDPSILILDDATSAVDMETEGKIQAAFREVMKGRTTFIIAHRISSLMHADEIIVLDNGEVAERGSHDDLLKSDAGIYKRIYDIQFKDRHAVLQEATGGD; from the coding sequence ATGAATACATTCAAACGATTAAAGCATTTTTACTGGCCTTATAAAGGATACTTCTTCTGGTCAATTCTGTTTCTGCTTCTTGTAACCGGGATCACCGTTGTTTATCCGGTCATCCTTCAGTTTACGATCGATAATGTGATCGTTGCCGGTAACTACGGGCTCGTACCGTATGTGGCTGTCGGCTTCTTTCTTCTAATGGCACTGAAAGGTCTTTTTACTTATTTCCATCAGTACCTGGGAGATCTGTTTGGCATCAAGGCGGTCTATAAAGTGAGGGACGCTTTGTATTACAAGCTGCAGTTTCTGCCGTTTCGTTATTACGATAACGCCAGGACGGGGGACCTCATGTCACGGCTGACGGCTGATGTGGAGGGATTCCGTTTCTTTTTGTCTTTCGGGTTCGCACAGTTGATCAACCTGACCATGCTCGTAGGGCTCAGCATGGGCATCATGGTCTTTTACAGTCCATCACTTGCCCTTATCACGCTTATTGCCATGCCGTTTCTTGCAGTAACTGTGTACCAGTTTGACAAAAAGGTACACCCTGCATTCACGGACATCCGTAAATCCTTTGCAGGAATGACCACAAAGGTACAGGAAAACATCAGCGGAATGAATACCGTGAAGTCCTTATCAAAAGAAGATTTTGAAATGGGACGGTTTGACACTAAAAACACGGATTATAAAGACAAATACGTGTATACGGCGAACATCTGGGCGAAGTATTTTCCCCTTATGGAACTGATCGGACAGATCTCTGTTGTCGTACTCCTCGGGTACGGCGGCTATCTGGTCATTACGGAAGCTATTACTCCTGGTGTGCTGGTCGCCTTTTTCAGCCTTATCTGGTACATTATCGGACCGCTTATGAACCTTGGGTTTATTGTCAATACGTTCTCCCAGTCCAAAGCCTCAGGGGAACGCCTGTTACAGGTGTTTGACGAAAGTGAAGATATTTTTGATAAGCCGGGTGCCATATCAGTTGAACGGCTGGACGGTCATATTCAGTTCGACCGGGTGAGCCACCGTTACAGCGAAGAAGAGGAACTGGCGCTGGATGACATCAGCTTTGATGCGCCTCCTGGAAAAACAATCGGTCTGATCGGGGCCACCGGATCGGGTAAAACGTCCATCACGCAGCTGATTTCCCGGTTTTATGAACCGGACCGCGGCACGATCTTTGTTGACGGCCGTTCGATCGACAGCTACACATTGAAATCTCTCAGAAAAAATATCGGGGTTGTGCTTCAGGAATCGTTTCTGTTCTCCTCTTCGATTAAAGATAACATCTCTTATGGTGCACCTGATGCATCGATGGACCAGATTCAGGACGCAGCGAAACGGGCCCAGGCCCACGATTTCATCATGGAGCTGCCGAATGGGTACGACACGGTACTCGGTGAGCGGGGAATGGGACTTTCCGGTGGACAGAAGCAGCGGATTGCCATTGCAAGAGCCATCTGTATCGACCCGTCCATTCTGATTCTGGACGACGCTACCAGTGCGGTGGATATGGAAACAGAAGGAAAGATTCAGGCAGCGTTCCGTGAAGTGATGAAAGGAAGAACGACGTTTATCATCGCCCACCGGATTTCCTCCCTGATGCACGCAGATGAAATTATTGTACTGGACAACGGTGAAGTGGCTGAGCGAGGGTCCCATGACGACCTCCTCAAGTCCGATGCCGGCATTTACAAACGAATTTATGATATTCAGTTCAAGGACCGCCACGCTGTCCTTCAGGAAGCAACGGGGGGTGACTGA
- the remA gene encoding extracellular matrix/biofilm regulator RemA, with the protein MDIKLINIGFGNIVSANRIISIVSPESAPIKRIITDARDRNMLVDATYGRRTRAVIIADSDHVILSAVQPETVAQRVLNKDDVTDE; encoded by the coding sequence ATGGATATCAAACTTATTAATATAGGATTTGGAAACATTGTTTCAGCAAACCGCATCATTTCCATTGTCAGCCCCGAAAGCGCACCTATAAAAAGGATTATTACCGACGCGCGCGACCGGAACATGCTCGTGGACGCTACATATGGAAGAAGAACGAGAGCTGTCATCATTGCTGACAGTGACCATGTCATATTATCAGCGGTGCAGCCTGAAACTGTGGCACAGCGGGTTCTTAACAAGGACGATGTGACCGATGAGTAA